A region of Nostoc sp. 'Peltigera membranacea cyanobiont' N6 DNA encodes the following proteins:
- a CDS encoding sucrase ferredoxin, with product MNTFFCSDESQQVGEDVIGSATNYQTYILVECPLPWTSEPFNSKWVPQNLRVLVEELKRAKLPIRFLLIANDVSHKVNQTTLLIYQKEEGLSNGYHKQEFQLGNIEQVAAVVQKWLWGISSNSEVESSIARDILVCTHGSHDKCCARYGAPFYFNVTASNADLCLDNVRIWKSSHFGGHRFAPTIIDLPEGRYYGRLDRDSFRSILTRTGDIQCLQKVYRGWGILPAALQVLERELILKNGWDWFNYKVAGKILEQSLDNNTILGELSFEQPSGSLYTYQAKLVKDETRTQQLKSSCNATKELVVTKYAVGSLWLTSNKVMTYST from the coding sequence ATGAATACTTTTTTTTGTTCTGATGAGTCACAGCAAGTAGGAGAAGATGTTATTGGTAGCGCCACCAATTATCAAACCTATATTTTAGTTGAGTGTCCTTTACCTTGGACATCAGAACCTTTTAATTCAAAATGGGTGCCCCAGAACTTGAGGGTTTTGGTAGAGGAACTGAAGCGTGCTAAATTACCGATTAGATTTCTTTTAATTGCTAATGATGTCTCACATAAAGTAAATCAGACTACGCTTTTAATTTATCAAAAAGAAGAGGGATTAAGTAATGGATACCATAAGCAAGAATTTCAGCTAGGAAATATTGAGCAAGTAGCAGCAGTTGTCCAAAAATGGTTATGGGGTATCAGTTCTAATTCTGAGGTAGAAAGTAGTATAGCTAGAGATATTTTAGTTTGTACCCACGGAAGCCATGATAAGTGCTGTGCTAGATATGGCGCTCCTTTTTACTTTAATGTTACAGCTAGTAATGCTGATTTGTGCTTAGATAATGTGCGAATTTGGAAATCATCGCACTTTGGGGGACATCGGTTTGCACCAACAATCATAGATTTGCCAGAAGGAAGATACTATGGTCGTCTCGATCGAGATTCATTTAGATCGATTTTGACTCGGACTGGTGATATTCAATGCTTACAGAAAGTCTATCGAGGCTGGGGAATTCTACCTGCTGCACTTCAGGTTTTGGAAAGAGAACTAATCCTTAAAAACGGATGGGATTGGTTTAACTACAAAGTTGCAGGTAAAATTTTAGAGCAAAGTTTAGACAATAATACTATTCTGGGTGAGCTAAGTTTTGAACAACCTTCTGGTTCTCTCTACACTTACCAAGCTAAACTTGTGAAAGATGAAACAAGAACTCAACAATTGAAGAGTTCATGCAATGCTACAAAAGAATTGGTAGTTACTAAATATGCTGTAGGTAGTCTTTGGCTTACCTCTAATAAGGTAATGACTTATAGTACATAA
- a CDS encoding RNA-guided endonuclease InsQ/TnpB family protein translates to MIVFEAKLEGQNEQYRALDEAIRTARFVRNSCLRYWMDSKGIGRYDLNKFCAVLAANIEFLWVSKLNSMARQASAERAWSAIARFFDNCNKSSPGKKGFPKFKKEQTHGSVEYKTCGWRLDDDRKYITFTDGFKAGTFKLWGTRDLHFYQLKQFKRVRVVRRADGYYAQFCIDQERVERHEPTGKTIGIDVGLNHFYTDTNGETVANPRHLRKSEKSLKRLQRRLSKTKKGSQNRVKFRNKLARLHLKVSRQRKDFAVKTARCVVRSNDLVAYEDLLIANMVKNHRLAKSISDASWSLFREWVEYFGKVFGVVTVAVPPHYTSQNCSNCGQIVKKSLSTRTHSCPHCGHTQDRDWNAARNILEKGLSTVGHTGTNASGETDQYLSEATHKSKSTRGKRKPKE, encoded by the coding sequence ATGATAGTATTTGAGGCGAAACTTGAAGGACAAAACGAGCAGTATCGAGCGCTTGATGAAGCGATTAGAACTGCTCGTTTTGTGCGTAATAGTTGCCTGAGATACTGGATGGATAGCAAGGGTATTGGACGCTATGACCTGAATAAATTCTGCGCTGTGCTTGCTGCTAATATTGAGTTTCTTTGGGTATCAAAGCTCAACTCAATGGCAAGACAAGCCAGTGCTGAAAGAGCCTGGTCTGCCATTGCTCGATTTTTTGATAACTGCAATAAATCTTCACCGGGGAAAAAGGGATTTCCAAAGTTTAAGAAAGAGCAAACGCACGGTTCTGTTGAGTACAAAACCTGTGGGTGGAGACTTGACGATGACCGGAAATACATCACTTTCACCGACGGATTCAAGGCGGGAACCTTTAAACTTTGGGGAACCCGTGACCTGCATTTTTACCAACTTAAGCAGTTTAAAAGAGTGCGGGTTGTGCGTCGTGCAGACGGGTATTATGCCCAGTTTTGCATTGACCAAGAACGAGTAGAAAGGCATGAACCAACGGGTAAAACTATTGGCATTGATGTTGGCTTGAATCACTTTTACACGGATACTAATGGTGAAACTGTCGCCAATCCTAGACATCTCCGTAAAAGTGAAAAGTCTTTAAAACGGCTGCAACGTCGTTTGTCCAAGACTAAAAAGGGTTCTCAAAACAGAGTTAAGTTTAGAAATAAACTTGCGCGTCTTCACCTCAAAGTAAGTCGCCAGCGTAAAGACTTTGCTGTAAAAACAGCAAGGTGCGTGGTGAGGTCTAACGACCTCGTGGCATACGAGGATTTGCTCATTGCGAATATGGTCAAGAATCATCGCTTGGCTAAATCAATTAGTGATGCGTCGTGGTCGCTGTTCCGTGAATGGGTTGAGTATTTTGGTAAAGTGTTTGGCGTGGTGACAGTTGCTGTGCCGCCTCACTATACTTCGCAAAATTGCTCTAATTGTGGGCAAATTGTCAAGAAATCTCTGAGTACTAGAACCCATTCTTGTCCTCATTGTGGACATACCCAAGATAGAGATTGGAATGCAGCACGTAACATATTAGAAAAAGGTCTGAGTACGGTGGGTCACACCGGAACTAACGCCTCTGGAGAGACTGATCAATACTTGAGTGAGGCAACTCATAAAAGCAAATCAACTCGTGGAAAGAGGAAACCCAAAGAGTGA
- a CDS encoding ArsC/Spx/MgsR family protein, which yields MAKVIFYSKPGCKGGVKQKVLLTAAGHEVIPQNLLKEAWTAERLRSFFGDRPVVEWFNLSAPKVKSGEVVPEKVDEQTALALMLKEPLLIRRPLLEVGDRREVGFDVQKIDTWIGLQAVDESLQEISDKLLKQDLQNCSHGKDHNHGQDSQQHQKQGNCKH from the coding sequence ATGGCAAAGGTAATTTTCTATAGCAAACCAGGCTGTAAAGGTGGAGTTAAGCAAAAAGTTTTGCTAACAGCTGCCGGTCATGAGGTGATACCACAGAATTTGCTAAAAGAAGCTTGGACAGCTGAACGGTTGCGTTCATTTTTTGGCGATCGCCCCGTAGTCGAATGGTTTAATCTTTCCGCCCCCAAGGTAAAATCTGGTGAGGTGGTTCCAGAAAAGGTCGATGAACAAACCGCTTTGGCGCTGATGCTGAAAGAACCACTGTTAATTCGCCGTCCTTTGTTAGAAGTAGGCGATCGCCGCGAAGTAGGATTTGATGTCCAAAAGATTGATACTTGGATTGGCTTACAAGCTGTGGATGAATCCTTGCAAGAAATCAGCGACAAGCTTCTGAAGCAAGATTTGCAAAACTGTTCCCACGGTAAAGATCATAATCACGGTCAAGATTCTCAACAACACCAAAAGCAAGGCAACTGTAAACATTAG
- a CDS encoding cytochrome c oxidase subunit II yields MQQVPVSLWTLVAGIAVTAISIWIGQNHTLMPVQASLQAPLVDGFFNVMFTIAIAFFLVVQGTIVLFLIQFRRRKGDDTDGARVEGNVPLEIFWTAIPTVIVLCLGIYSVDVFNRMGGFEPAGHPHSAAHVAHKSGTAIAATLSDTSEATVAPTIGIGASPQTLGKPADLVVDVKGIQYAWIFNYPDSGITSGELHIPVGADVQLNLSAQDVIHSFWVPNFRLKQDALPGIPTELRFVATKPGTYPVVCAELCGGYHGSMRTQVIVHTPEEYNSWRTENQIAQQQNPNQVVAVNPADLSTSEFLAPHTHDMGISAATLESVVIGH; encoded by the coding sequence ATGCAACAAGTTCCTGTTTCACTATGGACTCTGGTTGCTGGGATAGCAGTTACAGCAATCAGCATTTGGATCGGTCAAAACCACACTCTTATGCCGGTGCAGGCATCGCTACAAGCGCCTTTGGTAGACGGTTTTTTCAACGTCATGTTTACCATTGCGATCGCATTCTTCTTAGTAGTACAAGGAACTATTGTACTTTTTTTGATTCAGTTTCGTCGCCGCAAGGGTGACGATACCGATGGCGCACGAGTGGAAGGTAACGTTCCCTTAGAAATCTTTTGGACAGCAATTCCAACAGTGATTGTCCTCTGTTTGGGCATCTACAGTGTAGATGTTTTTAACCGAATGGGCGGTTTTGAGCCTGCGGGTCATCCTCATTCAGCCGCTCATGTTGCTCATAAGTCAGGAACCGCGATCGCTGCTACACTTAGCGATACCTCTGAAGCTACAGTTGCTCCAACAATCGGTATTGGCGCATCTCCTCAAACTCTAGGGAAACCAGCCGACTTAGTTGTTGATGTCAAAGGCATACAGTATGCCTGGATATTTAATTACCCTGATAGTGGCATTACCTCTGGGGAATTGCACATACCCGTCGGTGCTGATGTTCAACTCAACCTTTCAGCACAAGATGTAATTCATTCATTTTGGGTTCCAAACTTCCGCTTGAAACAAGATGCACTTCCCGGTATCCCTACCGAACTACGATTTGTTGCCACCAAACCAGGTACATATCCCGTAGTTTGTGCTGAATTGTGCGGTGGTTATCACGGTTCAATGCGGACACAGGTAATTGTCCACACACCGGAAGAATATAATAGCTGGCGGACAGAAAACCAGATTGCTCAACAGCAAAACCCCAATCAAGTTGTTGCAGTTAATCCAGCCGACTTATCAACATCAGAGTTTCTCGCGCCTCACACCCATGATATGGGAATCAGTGCAGCAACTCTAGAGTCAGTAGTTATTGGTCATTAG
- a CDS encoding cadmium resistance transporter, which produces MDWLIATIKIGLAAAVATTFDDNIYLTAFFSSVNRTFRPQHVVVGELLGFTALVIVSLLGFLLGLVIPSTWIGLLGVLPILIGLNNLRNLNQDDSNEDKSANLKINSKYRGFDSRKRSLWDVIRDPQTYRVSAVTLANGGNNLGIYIPLFATSSIQNLSVIIPVCYVIVFCWLLMSYNLTRLPGIALVLSRYASKIFPFVLMWLGYRILMDSESYRLFLPKS; this is translated from the coding sequence ATGGATTGGTTAATTGCAACAATTAAGATTGGGCTAGCTGCGGCTGTAGCAACAACCTTTGATGACAATATTTATCTAACTGCTTTTTTTAGCTCAGTTAATCGGACTTTTCGGCCTCAGCACGTTGTGGTTGGTGAGCTTCTAGGATTCACAGCATTAGTGATAGTAAGTTTGCTTGGTTTCTTATTGGGTCTAGTAATTCCGTCAACTTGGATTGGTCTACTAGGGGTTCTGCCGATACTCATTGGTTTGAACAATTTACGCAACCTTAATCAGGATGACTCAAATGAAGATAAGTCAGCCAATCTGAAAATAAACTCTAAATATCGAGGATTTGATTCCAGAAAGCGATCGCTCTGGGACGTAATCCGCGATCCACAAACCTATCGTGTCTCTGCCGTCACGCTTGCCAACGGTGGTAACAATTTGGGGATCTATATTCCCTTATTTGCCACTAGCTCAATCCAAAATTTGTCCGTAATCATACCAGTTTGCTATGTCATTGTTTTCTGCTGGCTATTGATGTCCTATAACCTAACTCGCCTACCTGGTATTGCTTTAGTCCTCAGCCGCTATGCTAGTAAGATATTTCCCTTTGTACTAATGTGGCTGGGCTATAGAATTTTGATGGATAGCGAATCTTATCGGCTTTTTCTACCGAAGAGTTGA
- the ctaD gene encoding cytochrome c oxidase subunit I, translating into MTQVEFPPEGKKPEMVAGHASHPKAWKWQDYFTFNVDHKVIGIQYLVTAFVFYLIGGLMAIALRVELATPESDVLDPNLYNAFMTNHGTIMIFLWIVPSAIGGFGNYLVPLMVGARDMAFPKLNAIAFWLNPPAGALILGSFIFGGSQSGWTAYPPLSLVTAPIAQTMWILAIVLVGTSSILGSLNFVITILMMKVPSMKWDQVPLFCWAILATSLLALFSTPVLAAGLVLLLFDLNFGTSFFKPDAGGNVVIYQHLFWFYSHPAVYLMILPIFGIMSEVIPVHSRKPIFGYKAIAYSSVAICVVGLFVWVHHMFTSGTPGWMRMFFTISTLIVAVPTGVKIFAWVATLWGGKIRFTGAMLFAIGLLSMFVMGGLSGVTMGTAPFDVHVHDTYYVVGHFHYVLFGGSVFGIYAGIYHWFPKMTGRMLNENLARIHFALTFIGTNLTFLPMHELGLKGMPRRVAMYDPQFIDLNQICTFGSIVLGISVIPFTINMIYSWLKGPLAGDNPWQALTLEWTTSSPPAIENWEVLPVVTHGPYDYGHDRSTEIQPSATPEVSA; encoded by the coding sequence ATGACGCAGGTAGAATTTCCACCAGAAGGAAAGAAACCGGAAATGGTGGCTGGCCACGCTTCCCATCCGAAGGCGTGGAAATGGCAAGATTATTTTACATTTAATGTTGACCACAAGGTTATTGGTATTCAATACCTGGTGACGGCGTTTGTCTTCTATCTCATCGGCGGACTGATGGCGATCGCTCTGCGGGTCGAATTAGCAACACCAGAATCAGACGTACTCGACCCCAATCTGTATAACGCTTTCATGACCAATCACGGGACGATTATGATCTTCCTGTGGATTGTTCCTAGCGCTATTGGCGGATTTGGTAACTATTTAGTGCCGTTGATGGTTGGTGCTAGGGATATGGCTTTCCCGAAGCTGAATGCGATCGCCTTTTGGTTAAATCCACCAGCCGGTGCGCTTATATTAGGTAGTTTCATTTTTGGCGGTTCGCAATCTGGCTGGACAGCTTATCCACCTTTGAGTTTGGTGACAGCGCCAATTGCTCAAACTATGTGGATACTTGCGATCGTTTTGGTGGGAACTTCCTCAATTTTGGGTTCGCTGAACTTCGTAATCACCATTTTGATGATGAAGGTTCCGAGCATGAAATGGGATCAAGTGCCCTTGTTTTGCTGGGCAATCTTGGCTACCTCACTGCTAGCACTTTTCTCCACACCTGTATTAGCAGCCGGTTTAGTTCTGCTGTTATTTGACCTCAACTTTGGTACATCCTTCTTTAAACCAGATGCAGGCGGTAATGTTGTAATTTATCAACACTTATTCTGGTTTTATTCTCACCCGGCAGTATATTTAATGATTCTGCCCATCTTCGGCATCATGTCGGAGGTAATTCCAGTTCACTCCCGCAAGCCAATTTTTGGTTATAAAGCGATCGCTTATTCTAGTGTAGCCATCTGCGTTGTGGGTTTGTTCGTTTGGGTACACCACATGTTTACCAGTGGTACACCCGGCTGGATGCGGATGTTCTTCACCATCTCCACTCTTATCGTTGCAGTTCCCACGGGCGTGAAGATTTTTGCCTGGGTTGCTACCCTTTGGGGTGGTAAAATCCGCTTCACAGGTGCGATGCTTTTCGCCATTGGCTTGTTGTCCATGTTTGTCATGGGCGGCTTAAGTGGTGTGACGATGGGAACAGCACCTTTTGATGTTCACGTCCACGACACATATTATGTTGTCGGACACTTCCATTACGTTCTGTTTGGCGGTTCTGTGTTTGGCATTTATGCCGGCATTTATCACTGGTTCCCCAAAATGACCGGACGAATGTTGAATGAAAACTTGGCACGCATTCACTTTGCCCTCACCTTCATCGGCACAAATCTAACCTTTTTACCCATGCACGAGTTGGGTTTGAAAGGAATGCCCCGACGAGTGGCAATGTATGACCCTCAATTTATCGACCTCAATCAAATTTGCACCTTCGGTTCAATTGTTTTGGGGATATCGGTAATTCCTTTCACCATCAACATGATTTACAGTTGGTTGAAAGGGCCTTTGGCTGGTGATAATCCTTGGCAAGCTTTGACTTTAGAGTGGACAACTAGCTCACCACCTGCAATTGAAAACTGGGAAGTGTTGCCGGTTGTGACTCATGGCCCTTATGACTACGGTCACGATCGTAGTACTGAAATACAGCCATCTGCAACGCCGGAAGTTAGTGCTTAG
- a CDS encoding cytochrome c oxidase subunit 3, giving the protein MTIATTTSEEHSAGHEEHPDLRVWGLLTFLASESLMFGGFFATYLFFRGITPVWPPEGSEVELLVPTINTIILVSSSFVIHFGDTAIKKNNVKGMQLWYAITAIMGAIFLAGQVYEYSTLGYGLTTNVFANCFYIMTGFHGLHVFIGLLLILRALWRSRLPGEYSATNHTFIEMTEIYWHFVDIIWIVLFTLVYVLTLF; this is encoded by the coding sequence ATGACTATAGCTACAACCACAAGCGAAGAACACAGTGCAGGACACGAAGAACATCCAGATTTAAGAGTTTGGGGATTGTTGACATTCCTTGCTTCTGAATCTCTGATGTTTGGGGGATTTTTTGCTACTTACTTGTTTTTTAGAGGTATTACACCCGTTTGGCCTCCAGAAGGGAGTGAAGTAGAACTACTTGTACCGACAATTAACACCATTATTCTGGTGTCTAGTAGTTTTGTGATTCACTTCGGTGATACGGCGATTAAAAAGAATAACGTCAAGGGAATGCAACTGTGGTATGCAATTACTGCAATCATGGGGGCAATTTTCTTGGCTGGTCAGGTTTATGAGTACTCAACATTGGGGTATGGTTTGACCACCAACGTCTTCGCCAACTGCTTTTATATCATGACAGGGTTCCACGGTTTGCACGTTTTTATTGGACTGTTATTGATATTACGTGCATTGTGGCGATCGCGTCTCCCTGGTGAATATTCTGCAACCAATCATACTTTCATCGAAATGACAGAGATTTACTGGCACTTCGTAGATATTATTTGGATTGTTTTATTCACCTTGGTGTACGTTCTTACTTTGTTTTAA
- a CDS encoding cupin, which translates to MKGRDWLLTGDGQHQDCKSVRAWDLLRENYRLYRFLTEVEDVLNSSDNETNCLPEIRMLVRRLMVNSYWVQSQNLEPSPKTGSSVLLLYDELGFPLTVQTVTFAPGTRSNIHNHGTWGIVAVLRGQEKNTFWRRTNSPEFQDKIEATGEITLFPGDIISFTPDAIHSVEAVGDEPTVTFNIYGETDPNQRFEFDSVSHKARNF; encoded by the coding sequence ATGAAAGGTAGGGATTGGCTGCTAACAGGGGACGGTCAGCATCAAGACTGTAAATCTGTAAGAGCATGGGATTTATTGAGAGAAAACTACCGCCTTTATCGGTTTTTAACTGAGGTGGAAGATGTTCTCAATAGCAGCGACAATGAAACCAATTGTCTGCCAGAAATTCGGATGCTCGTAAGGCGCTTGATGGTAAATTCCTACTGGGTGCAAAGTCAAAATTTAGAACCTTCACCCAAAACGGGAAGCTCTGTTTTACTCCTATATGATGAATTGGGTTTTCCGTTAACAGTGCAAACAGTAACATTTGCACCAGGAACCCGTTCAAACATTCATAATCATGGGACATGGGGAATCGTGGCGGTGCTAAGAGGCCAGGAAAAAAATACTTTTTGGCGACGCACCAATAGCCCAGAATTTCAGGACAAAATTGAAGCAACGGGAGAGATAACTCTCTTCCCAGGAGACATTATTAGCTTTACTCCCGATGCAATTCACAGTGTAGAAGCAGTGGGTGATGAACCAACTGTGACTTTTAATATTTATGGCGAAACCGATCCGAATCAGAGGTTTGAGTTTGACTCAGTTAGCCATAAAGCGAGGAATTTTTAA
- a CDS encoding helix-turn-helix domain-containing protein codes for MPYTIPNNSCVGCDNCRPQCPTGAIRIEDNEYWVDPGLCNNCEGYYSEPQCVIACPTKSPIPWQAKKGRCKVEPRDASSLDLFSNGKNNPFASAIAIWEACNVLAQRTSLHWETDEDGYISYSRQVNQGKGAIAFHIQDPFKVNDKATDIAAIEGLDIRATCIHLIFAAYATGLDQPWEQEFAIDERQIEKYLGMEKRKDLSKAAKLALMKNLVQQACSLIISINWPQQGRINGFSVTNSRLWHLVDIQHHFQEDNLGCKYLIGLTFKVKAGAWAQYFLNKQACKERTAFYQYGSLPKTLLTTVMSIWQQHEGAVRLMLWLLFKTKMGKEQRITIPTLLRIAYGEEKVALASRQREERKRLLRTFESDLEILNHYGMKPLFDPITYPPEIQPLWAKLIDLPEDPDEALEFWTNDGGAETRLTDTGPRGKWNLLMNARILAFELPPEWEQQISESEKKQRRTAKAKKKPKATNDLLGEQILQARKNLNLSQRELAKLTGKSQSWIRDIENGRLKAKLEDQILLRKVLNIGQS; via the coding sequence ATGCCTTATACAATTCCTAACAACAGTTGCGTTGGATGTGACAACTGCCGCCCCCAATGTCCTACGGGTGCAATCAGAATAGAGGACAATGAATATTGGGTTGATCCTGGTCTTTGTAATAATTGTGAAGGCTATTATTCAGAACCACAATGTGTAATAGCTTGTCCAACTAAGTCTCCCATTCCTTGGCAGGCGAAAAAAGGGAGATGCAAAGTTGAACCGAGAGATGCTAGTAGCTTAGACTTGTTTTCTAACGGCAAGAATAATCCATTTGCTTCTGCGATCGCAATTTGGGAAGCTTGTAATGTACTAGCACAACGCACATCCCTACATTGGGAAACCGATGAAGACGGCTACATCAGTTACAGCCGACAAGTTAATCAAGGTAAGGGTGCGATCGCATTTCACATCCAAGATCCATTCAAAGTTAACGACAAAGCCACAGATATAGCAGCAATTGAGGGGCTTGACATTAGAGCCACTTGCATACATCTGATTTTTGCCGCTTATGCTACAGGTTTAGATCAACCTTGGGAGCAAGAATTTGCGATCGATGAACGCCAAATCGAGAAATATTTGGGGATGGAGAAACGCAAAGACTTAAGCAAAGCTGCCAAGCTAGCTTTAATGAAAAATCTTGTTCAGCAAGCTTGCTCCCTGATTATCTCCATTAACTGGCCGCAACAAGGTCGAATTAACGGATTCTCTGTTACAAACAGCCGCTTATGGCACTTAGTAGATATTCAGCACCACTTTCAAGAAGACAATCTTGGATGCAAATATCTGATTGGGCTAACTTTTAAAGTCAAAGCAGGCGCATGGGCGCAATATTTCTTAAACAAACAAGCGTGTAAAGAGCGAACCGCATTTTATCAATACGGTAGTCTCCCTAAAACACTACTAACCACAGTTATGAGCATTTGGCAGCAACATGAAGGCGCAGTTCGGTTAATGCTGTGGTTGCTGTTTAAAACCAAAATGGGCAAAGAACAACGCATCACTATTCCTACCTTGCTGCGTATCGCTTACGGCGAGGAAAAAGTTGCCCTTGCATCCAGACAACGCGAAGAACGCAAACGTCTACTGCGAACCTTTGAAAGCGATTTAGAAATTCTCAATCACTATGGAATGAAGCCACTTTTCGATCCAATTACTTACCCACCAGAAATTCAACCTTTGTGGGCGAAGTTAATCGATCTTCCCGAAGATCCAGATGAAGCATTAGAATTTTGGACTAACGACGGTGGTGCTGAAACTCGCCTCACAGACACAGGCCCCCGTGGTAAGTGGAATTTGTTAATGAATGCGCGGATTTTAGCTTTTGAACTCCCACCAGAATGGGAACAGCAAATTTCAGAATCAGAAAAAAAGCAACGGCGAACTGCTAAAGCCAAAAAAAAGCCCAAAGCTACAAACGATTTACTGGGCGAACAGATTTTGCAAGCGCGAAAAAATTTGAATCTTTCCCAAAGAGAATTGGCAAAACTCACAGGTAAAAGCCAAAGCTGGATTCGAGATATCGAAAATGGTCGTTTAAAAGCCAAATTAGAAGACCAAATACTGTTACGGAAAGTGTTAAATATTGGTCAATCCTGA
- the fdxB gene encoding ferredoxin III, nif-specific, whose translation MAQLTGLTFGGKTWTPKFAQEIDKDKCIGCGRCVKVCGYNVLGLKALNEEGEFVEDEDDEEVERKVMAVTSPENCIGCEACSRICPKNCYTHVAGNN comes from the coding sequence ATGGCACAACTAACAGGTTTGACATTTGGCGGTAAAACTTGGACACCAAAATTCGCTCAAGAAATTGACAAAGATAAATGTATCGGCTGTGGCAGATGTGTTAAAGTCTGCGGGTACAATGTGCTAGGTTTGAAGGCACTCAATGAAGAAGGCGAATTTGTAGAAGACGAAGATGATGAAGAAGTTGAACGGAAAGTAATGGCAGTTACTTCTCCAGAAAACTGTATTGGTTGTGAAGCGTGTTCGCGGATTTGTCCGAAAAATTGCTACACCCATGTTGCAGGAAATAATTAG
- a CDS encoding aliphatic sulfonate ABC transporter substrate-binding protein has product MISRFINLLPRSTGQNILQSLRAAIRRSAAYRFAVLFCIGLAASLVLTLAFDGLALAAESANTPKDSTTRLLETVGLFVGGIIFCIALDRWFSSRSAGSSNTPLAEQARRLKQLKMGYPEGMTNLEVLRTQGLLETRLQPYGLSVTWTSFLSASSLIEALSNGTIDFCGGGGTASIFSQAADHVFVRVAKEKYTAPKGQAILVPEDSPIQTLADLKGKKIAFDKGSSAHYILVRSLAKVGLDFSDIEPVYLTQPEALPLFRRGEIDAWVIWVPYTATQTRSAYPGRSIADLESIFGDKASIEVPTYYYAIPELVRDYPDLLKVILEEVNEAGAWAKRQELEAVQRMAQNHEIDQSIVETLQQRSAERAIIPIDDQSLTALQHQANVFRDLNLIPERVNVQDGTYSLQTKQNWTY; this is encoded by the coding sequence ATGATTAGCCGTTTCATTAACCTTCTGCCTAGAAGCACAGGTCAAAACATCTTACAGTCGCTCAGAGCAGCCATTCGGAGATCGGCTGCCTACAGGTTTGCAGTCTTATTTTGCATCGGTCTTGCTGCGAGTTTGGTCTTGACTCTGGCTTTTGACGGTCTTGCTCTTGCTGCTGAATCTGCCAATACACCCAAAGATTCAACAACTCGGTTACTAGAAACCGTAGGGCTATTTGTGGGGGGGATAATTTTTTGTATAGCTTTGGATCGCTGGTTTTCTAGCCGTTCTGCTGGGTCTAGCAACACGCCCTTAGCTGAACAAGCGCGGCGGCTCAAGCAGCTCAAAATGGGGTATCCAGAGGGGATGACAAATCTGGAAGTTCTCAGGACTCAAGGCTTGCTCGAAACGCGTTTGCAACCTTATGGGCTAAGTGTCACCTGGACAAGCTTTTTATCAGCCTCTTCTTTAATAGAAGCACTCAGTAACGGGACAATTGACTTCTGCGGCGGTGGCGGCACGGCTAGCATCTTTTCTCAAGCAGCAGATCATGTATTTGTGCGCGTAGCAAAAGAAAAATATACTGCTCCCAAAGGTCAAGCGATTTTAGTACCAGAAGATTCGCCGATTCAGACACTAGCAGACTTGAAGGGTAAAAAGATAGCTTTTGACAAAGGTTCAAGCGCCCATTATATACTTGTGCGATCGCTGGCGAAAGTAGGTCTAGATTTTAGTGACATTGAGCCAGTTTATCTCACACAGCCGGAGGCGCTGCCCCTATTCCGCCGTGGTGAGATTGATGCTTGGGTGATTTGGGTTCCCTATACAGCAACTCAGACCCGAAGCGCTTACCCAGGGCGATCGATTGCCGATCTAGAGAGCATATTTGGTGACAAAGCCTCCATAGAAGTTCCGACCTATTACTACGCGATTCCAGAACTGGTACGCGACTATCCCGACCTGCTCAAGGTGATTTTAGAAGAGGTAAACGAAGCTGGAGCTTGGGCTAAGAGACAGGAATTGGAAGCGGTTCAACGAATGGCACAAAACCATGAAATCGATCAATCCATTGTAGAAACTTTACAGCAACGTAGTGCCGAACGTGCCATCATCCCCATTGACGATCAATCACTCACTGCTCTACAGCATCAAGCAAATGTGTTTAGGGATCTAAATCTGATTCCTGAGCGAGTGAATGTGCAAGATGGAACCTATAGCTTACAGACTAAGCAAAACTGGACTTATTAA